From a region of the Paenibacillus sp. FSL R10-2734 genome:
- a CDS encoding ABC transporter permease subunit has translation MSTFFKSLNKDKVLWFMVLPGTIWFLIFCYLPMFGTIIAFKDFKIHRDGFFASVLNSKWVGLENFNFLFSTEDAYIITRNTILYNVALISLGLVLAVGIAITLNELVNKRMAKVYQTAMFMPYFLSWVIISFFTFSFLSVDKGILNQVIVYFGGDPVSWYGDTRFWPYILIFMGIWKSIGYSSVVYLAAIAGIDKSYYEAAMIDGASKWQQIKFITLPLLKPLMVTLTILAIGGIFRSDFGLFYQIPRDSGVLYSVTNVIDTYIYRSMSTTGNLGMSTAAGLYQSIVGFIMVIVTNSIVKKISKENAIF, from the coding sequence GTGTCTACATTTTTCAAAAGCTTAAATAAGGATAAAGTACTGTGGTTCATGGTATTACCAGGGACAATATGGTTCCTAATCTTTTGTTACTTACCGATGTTCGGAACCATTATTGCCTTTAAGGATTTCAAGATTCATCGGGATGGATTCTTTGCAAGCGTTTTAAATAGTAAGTGGGTTGGCCTTGAAAACTTCAACTTTTTGTTCTCGACGGAGGACGCCTATATTATTACAAGAAATACGATACTGTATAACGTGGCGTTGATCTCTCTCGGTTTAGTTCTTGCGGTGGGCATTGCGATCACCTTGAACGAACTTGTGAACAAACGGATGGCCAAAGTTTATCAAACGGCGATGTTTATGCCGTACTTCCTTTCATGGGTTATTATTAGTTTCTTTACATTCAGCTTCCTAAGTGTAGATAAAGGGATCTTGAATCAAGTGATTGTGTACTTCGGAGGCGATCCAGTTTCCTGGTATGGGGATACTCGCTTTTGGCCATATATCCTAATTTTCATGGGAATTTGGAAATCAATCGGGTATTCGAGTGTTGTTTACTTAGCAGCTATAGCGGGTATCGACAAGTCCTACTATGAAGCGGCGATGATTGATGGGGCCAGCAAATGGCAGCAAATTAAGTTTATTACACTTCCTTTGCTTAAACCTTTAATGGTAACGCTAACTATTCTAGCGATTGGTGGTATTTTTAGATCAGACTTCGGTTTATTCTATCAAATTCCACGGGATTCCGGTGTCCTATACTCCGTAACGAATGTAATCGATACTTATATTTATCGAAGCATGAGCACGACAGGGAACCTAGGGATGAGTACAGCAGCCGGTTTATATCAATCGATCGTTGGATTTATCATGGTGATTGTAACGAATTCTATTGTGAAAAAGATCAGCAAAGAAAATGCGATATTCTAG
- a CDS encoding glycoside hydrolase family 125 protein, producing the protein MEQFRLPTISMPKLPLPQAIQEVLDEAEEKLAHRPKLLQLFKNCFPNTLETTTKLLDDGTTFIITGDIPASWLRDSVEQVMHYVPFAKNDPDLQRIIGGLIKRHIEYIHIDPYANAFNETANDWHWSTSDITEMSPWVWERKFEIDSLCFSMRLAYAYWKETGKADIFDAGFKAAMVKIYNLFRTEQRHAELSPYRFTRNNGIPEDTLRNNGLGMPVNYTGMVWSGFRSSDDACDFHYNIPGNMFAVVALRHMQEFAEWVFRDLEFLKELKALEADIDHGIKLYGIYRHPKFGPIYAYETDGYGNYCLMDDAGTPGLMSIPYLGYVTADDEIYQNTRRFALSKENPFYFEGTAAKGIGSPHTPKDYIWHMALSMQGLTAQSKEEKLEMLAMLEATDADTGFMHEGFHVDDPNIFTRKWFTWSNSLFSQLVYKSMKDGLL; encoded by the coding sequence ATGGAACAATTCAGACTGCCAACCATCTCAATGCCGAAGCTTCCGCTTCCACAAGCGATTCAGGAAGTATTGGACGAAGCAGAGGAGAAGTTAGCTCATCGGCCTAAACTGTTGCAGCTCTTCAAGAACTGCTTTCCGAATACACTTGAGACAACGACTAAGCTCTTGGATGATGGAACAACATTCATCATTACTGGAGATATCCCAGCTTCGTGGCTGAGAGACTCTGTGGAGCAGGTTATGCACTACGTGCCATTTGCTAAGAACGATCCGGATCTTCAACGTATCATTGGCGGTCTAATAAAACGTCATATAGAGTATATTCATATCGATCCGTACGCCAATGCATTTAATGAAACAGCGAATGATTGGCATTGGAGCACTAGCGATATTACAGAAATGTCCCCATGGGTGTGGGAGCGTAAATTTGAGATCGACTCTCTCTGTTTTTCCATGCGTCTGGCCTATGCCTATTGGAAAGAAACGGGTAAGGCTGATATATTCGACGCCGGATTTAAAGCAGCAATGGTCAAAATATATAACTTGTTCAGAACGGAACAACGCCATGCTGAATTATCTCCTTACCGCTTTACGCGTAATAACGGAATTCCTGAAGATACGCTGCGTAACAACGGTCTTGGTATGCCAGTGAATTATACGGGGATGGTCTGGTCCGGATTCCGTTCGAGCGATGATGCTTGCGACTTCCATTACAATATCCCGGGGAATATGTTCGCCGTTGTTGCATTACGTCATATGCAGGAATTCGCAGAATGGGTATTCCGTGATCTTGAATTTCTGAAAGAGCTTAAAGCATTAGAAGCGGACATTGATCATGGAATCAAGCTGTATGGTATTTATCGTCATCCGAAATTCGGTCCAATCTATGCTTACGAGACTGACGGTTATGGCAACTACTGCTTGATGGATGATGCGGGAACACCAGGACTTATGTCGATACCTTATTTGGGCTATGTCACAGCAGATGATGAGATTTACCAGAATACGAGACGATTTGCACTGAGCAAGGAGAATCCTTTTTATTTTGAAGGAACAGCAGCGAAAGGGATCGGCAGCCCGCATACTCCGAAAGACTACATCTGGCATATGGCGTTGTCCATGCAAGGCTTGACGGCTCAATCTAAGGAAGAAAAGCTGGAGATGCTAGCGATGCTAGAGGCAACGGATGCGGATACTGGCTTTATGCATGAAGGATTTCATGTCGATGACCCGAATATATTTACCAGAAAATGGTTCACTTGGTCTAATAGTCTGTTCTCCCAACTCGTGTATAAATCGATGAAGGATGGACTTCTATGA
- a CDS encoding carbohydrate ABC transporter permease has product MELIKRKKKEVDNNAITPFWNVVLNFIVGIFAFTCVFPFLFVIAISFTDEKVLALNGFSLIPEKFSLAAYEFIFKTGDQLLRSFGVTLLVTVLGTLISLFLITTYAYVLSRRSFRYRNFFSFFAFFTMLFSGGMVPNYIVATQFLHLYNTIWALILPIAMNAFFILVMRTFFQTTVPDALIEAAKIDGSGEFRTFLQIVLPISLPGIATIGLFCTLGYWNDWFNALLYIDDASLVPLQAMLMRIQNNMEFVIQNSMQMGSSFEIAATLPTETVRMAMVVLATLPIALAYPFFQKYFVKGLTVGSLKE; this is encoded by the coding sequence ATGGAATTAATCAAACGTAAGAAAAAAGAAGTCGACAACAACGCCATTACTCCTTTTTGGAATGTGGTACTCAATTTTATAGTTGGAATATTCGCTTTTACTTGTGTGTTTCCGTTCTTGTTTGTCATTGCAATTTCTTTTACAGATGAGAAAGTACTCGCATTAAATGGATTTAGCTTAATTCCAGAAAAATTTAGTTTGGCGGCATATGAGTTTATTTTTAAAACAGGTGATCAGTTACTTCGTTCCTTTGGAGTTACCTTGCTAGTTACTGTACTAGGTACACTCATTAGTTTATTTCTAATTACAACTTACGCCTATGTTCTTTCTCGAAGATCATTTCGCTATCGTAATTTTTTCAGCTTCTTCGCCTTCTTCACGATGTTATTCTCAGGCGGAATGGTTCCAAACTATATTGTGGCTACGCAGTTTTTACATTTGTACAACACGATTTGGGCTTTGATATTGCCAATTGCGATGAATGCATTCTTTATTCTAGTCATGCGGACCTTCTTCCAGACAACCGTACCTGATGCACTCATTGAGGCTGCGAAAATTGACGGTTCAGGGGAGTTTCGGACGTTCCTGCAAATCGTACTTCCGATTTCTTTGCCGGGGATTGCAACGATTGGCTTGTTCTGTACGCTGGGCTATTGGAATGATTGGTTTAATGCACTGCTCTATATTGATGATGCGAGTCTTGTACCGCTCCAAGCGATGCTGATGCGAATTCAGAATAATATGGAGTTTGTTATCCAGAACAGCATGCAGATGGGATCGAGCTTTGAGATTGCTGCGACCTTGCCGACAGAAACCGTTCGTATGGCGATGGTTGTACTGGCGACCTTGCCTATAGCACTAGCTTATCCGTTCTTCCAAAAGTATTTCGTAAAAGGCTTAACCGTCGGCTCTTTAAAAGAGTAA
- a CDS encoding ABC transporter substrate-binding protein, with amino-acid sequence MKAKKSLTLALVGTMLLSGLLAGCGSNNNTNAAKETNNSAAAGNTAGNTSELKPYELKMYLIGGPQKDLDLVLKEVNKYTKEKINATLNITMFDWGDYDKKMQVITASGEPYDIAFTSSWTNDFRRNAANGTFLGLNDLLDKYGKETKEVLDPRFLEGTKIKGEIYGVPVNKELGQQWVWRFNKKYVDKYKMDISNIRTLDDLEPLLKTIKENEPADITPLAVPKGFKPFMPFDYVLGDELPIGVYMDSTDGKVVNILETPELATSLDTMRRLYTAGYLRPDVATLEGIDNIKTGKWFADREITQPYAEKGWSRSAGYEIVTSPMHEPYVYTQSAAGSMHAISVTSGDPERAMMFLNLLNTDKYLRNLLNYGIEGTHYKKISENVIEDLPAMQDSYAMPGFTLGNMLLTYLHADDPADKWDAFKKFNDSSKEAPTFGFAFDPTPVKTEVAAINNVTKEFMPALYTGSVDPKTYLPKATKKFKEAGLEKVIAEVQKQLDEWNQTKK; translated from the coding sequence ATGAAAGCGAAGAAAAGTTTAACGCTCGCTCTTGTAGGTACAATGCTTTTGTCTGGCCTTCTTGCTGGATGTGGTTCGAATAATAATACAAATGCTGCTAAAGAAACAAACAATTCAGCGGCAGCAGGGAATACAGCAGGGAATACATCGGAATTAAAGCCCTATGAATTGAAGATGTATTTAATTGGTGGACCTCAAAAGGATTTGGATCTTGTATTGAAAGAAGTTAACAAATATACAAAAGAAAAAATTAATGCCACGTTGAACATCACGATGTTCGATTGGGGCGATTACGATAAGAAGATGCAAGTTATTACGGCTTCTGGTGAGCCTTATGATATTGCCTTTACATCTTCTTGGACGAATGATTTCCGTCGTAATGCAGCTAACGGTACTTTCTTGGGACTAAATGACCTGCTAGATAAGTATGGAAAAGAAACCAAAGAAGTCTTGGACCCACGTTTCTTAGAAGGAACTAAGATTAAAGGTGAGATCTATGGTGTTCCTGTAAATAAGGAGCTTGGTCAGCAATGGGTATGGCGCTTCAATAAGAAATATGTTGATAAATATAAAATGGATATTTCCAATATTCGTACATTGGATGATCTAGAGCCTCTACTTAAAACCATTAAAGAGAACGAGCCTGCTGATATTACACCACTAGCTGTTCCTAAAGGCTTTAAACCATTTATGCCGTTTGACTATGTTCTAGGTGATGAACTACCAATTGGGGTTTATATGGATTCCACAGATGGCAAGGTTGTTAATATTCTGGAGACACCTGAACTTGCAACATCGTTAGATACGATGCGTAGACTTTACACAGCAGGTTACTTACGCCCAGACGTTGCAACACTTGAAGGTATTGATAACATTAAGACAGGTAAATGGTTTGCCGATCGCGAAATTACACAGCCTTATGCAGAAAAAGGTTGGTCTCGTTCAGCGGGTTATGAAATTGTAACTTCGCCTATGCATGAGCCTTATGTGTATACACAGTCCGCCGCAGGTTCGATGCACGCTATTTCCGTAACCTCAGGTGATCCTGAACGCGCAATGATGTTCTTGAATCTTTTGAATACAGATAAATACTTACGCAATTTGCTCAATTATGGTATCGAAGGCACTCATTATAAGAAAATTTCCGAGAATGTCATTGAAGATCTGCCAGCTATGCAAGACAGCTATGCAATGCCAGGATTCACGCTTGGAAATATGTTACTGACTTATCTGCATGCTGATGACCCTGCTGATAAATGGGATGCGTTCAAGAAGTTTAATGATTCGTCAAAAGAAGCCCCTACCTTCGGTTTTGCATTTGATCCTACACCTGTAAAAACAGAAGTAGCAGCCATCAACAACGTAACTAAAGAATTTATGCCAGCTCTATACACAGGTTCTGTTGATCCTAAAACATATCTGCCAAAAGCAACCAAGAAATTTAAAGAAGCTGGACTGGAAAAAGTCATTGCAGAAGTTCAAAAGCAGCTTGATGAGTGGAACCAGACAAAGAAATAA
- a CDS encoding beta-galactosidase produces MSRPVIIFYDSDFPISNPVPSDAINSMREFGSIVNENQLAGALSETEGGCFINLHAPYFPKSAWVAILEYLQRGGGLISIGGAPFKQPVRWEAGQWHVEAEQTSYHQELYIHEALRVECSRNQSLLASDVIPLLKGQEALFLASANTWNLVPHTTKTSDLPHQMGSAGPMSTRIYPLLKGITQEGRETAAPVVLWENTIGLFAGSRWLFVNTAATSSLWKDKGLSAISKWARFCSKGVTEMWVKPNYASYESGERASLTLQIQQLERAKTSMRNEDTWKFTIHVEHETDSSLHWSQSLEMEANGELNIVRLPIPIEIRSGLYQIVCAAEASDGEVRMLHQGFWGHAPELLPAGEPVTSGRDYFIKDGRPLPVVGMTYMASDVARKFLFLPNVGVWDRDMSQMRKAGINWIRTGIWTAYRNVMQDDGHVSEEVLRAIDAFIMTAKKYGLQVTFTFFSFTPETWGGVNPYLDPQSVEAQKRFIRSIVSRHKKSSNVDWDLINEPSMFDQARIFSDGPSSCHDRFEQQAFVEWLQHRHGVIEVLQERWNMTPAQLPNFASAGLPEVKEINFDVQDMHSAKRGTRWLDYCLFSMDMHNRWVKQLSDTIKEQCPDQMVTVGQDEGLGAQRPSPFFYEEAVDYTTVHSWWFNDYLVWDGIFAKTPNKPNLIQETGVMYVETPDGRAKRSEQELRNLLERKYAYAFGTAGAGAIHWIWNTNFYMDNANESHIGALRADGTEKPEADVSYDFGKFIEGIRDVFDDRKLEEIAVVFPYSNDFSNRKLAFAATTELTRILSYDLKLPFRGASEYHLEDLEKHPVKLIMLPSAHNFDDTAMERLLQIVEETGAVLLATGPLGMDAYWRSTERLNDILGKRELRNVRREEVLSLQGKVLPVSFGHRRIAEVTKETMINESAECGSSTTDTVVNIPLGKGRLIWSPLPVELSDRSDTTAALYRYASKAARVEYDLEWISGGDFVGIYGRKLSFATGALFTFVSEYAQDAKIEVKDSATGRTYAFLLEQERSVLFATDTKGDLLGVYRPEEVEILVNYPQLLH; encoded by the coding sequence ATGAGCAGGCCCGTAATCATATTCTATGATTCGGATTTTCCAATTTCTAATCCGGTTCCAAGCGATGCGATTAACTCCATGCGTGAGTTCGGATCTATTGTCAACGAGAATCAGCTTGCAGGAGCGCTTAGCGAAACAGAAGGCGGATGTTTCATCAATCTGCATGCACCCTATTTTCCGAAATCCGCATGGGTAGCCATTCTTGAATATTTGCAAAGAGGTGGCGGGCTGATCAGCATTGGGGGTGCCCCCTTTAAACAACCTGTTCGATGGGAAGCTGGGCAATGGCATGTGGAAGCGGAACAAACCTCTTATCATCAAGAGCTGTATATTCATGAGGCACTACGTGTTGAATGTTCTCGCAACCAATCCTTGCTTGCATCGGATGTCATTCCTTTGCTTAAGGGGCAAGAAGCTCTCTTTCTAGCGAGTGCAAATACATGGAACCTTGTGCCACATACGACGAAGACGAGTGATTTGCCACATCAAATGGGATCGGCAGGTCCAATGAGCACAAGGATTTACCCGCTTTTGAAAGGAATTACGCAAGAAGGTCGAGAAACTGCTGCTCCAGTAGTTCTTTGGGAGAATACGATTGGTTTATTTGCAGGTTCACGCTGGCTGTTCGTAAATACGGCTGCAACGTCTTCTTTATGGAAGGATAAAGGGCTGTCTGCGATATCTAAGTGGGCTAGATTCTGCAGCAAAGGTGTAACGGAAATGTGGGTTAAACCGAATTACGCGTCATATGAGTCAGGAGAACGTGCTTCCCTAACGCTTCAGATCCAGCAGCTTGAACGGGCAAAGACTTCTATGAGAAATGAAGATACATGGAAGTTTACAATTCATGTAGAGCATGAAACAGATTCGTCCTTGCACTGGTCTCAGAGTTTGGAGATGGAGGCAAATGGTGAACTTAACATTGTTCGTCTGCCCATTCCTATTGAAATTAGGAGTGGTTTGTACCAGATAGTCTGCGCAGCAGAAGCCAGTGATGGTGAAGTTCGCATGCTGCACCAAGGATTCTGGGGCCATGCTCCTGAACTGCTGCCTGCAGGCGAACCAGTTACGAGCGGAAGAGATTATTTCATAAAAGATGGGCGTCCGCTACCAGTTGTTGGTATGACTTATATGGCGAGTGATGTGGCACGTAAATTTCTATTTTTGCCGAACGTTGGGGTATGGGATCGCGATATGAGTCAGATGCGGAAGGCTGGGATTAACTGGATTCGCACAGGGATCTGGACAGCTTATCGCAATGTGATGCAAGATGATGGTCATGTCTCAGAAGAGGTGCTGCGGGCGATTGATGCCTTTATCATGACGGCGAAGAAGTATGGTCTTCAGGTGACGTTTACGTTCTTCTCCTTCACCCCGGAAACGTGGGGAGGGGTGAATCCTTATCTGGACCCACAAAGTGTAGAAGCTCAGAAGCGTTTCATTCGTTCTATTGTTTCTCGTCATAAAAAATCTTCAAATGTAGACTGGGATCTGATTAATGAGCCGTCGATGTTTGATCAGGCACGTATTTTCTCGGATGGTCCGAGTTCATGTCATGATCGCTTTGAGCAACAAGCTTTCGTAGAATGGCTTCAACATAGACATGGTGTAATCGAAGTGTTGCAGGAACGCTGGAATATGACACCCGCACAGCTTCCGAACTTTGCATCGGCAGGGCTACCAGAAGTGAAAGAGATTAACTTCGATGTACAGGATATGCACAGTGCTAAGAGAGGGACACGTTGGCTTGATTATTGCTTGTTCTCTATGGATATGCATAACCGCTGGGTGAAGCAGTTATCCGACACCATTAAGGAACAATGTCCAGATCAGATGGTTACGGTTGGTCAGGATGAAGGGCTAGGTGCGCAGCGTCCTTCGCCGTTCTTCTATGAGGAGGCTGTAGATTACACCACTGTACATTCCTGGTGGTTTAATGACTATCTGGTGTGGGATGGCATCTTTGCCAAGACACCTAATAAGCCAAACTTAATTCAGGAGACTGGCGTCATGTATGTAGAAACTCCTGATGGACGAGCCAAACGTTCGGAGCAAGAGCTACGGAATCTGCTCGAACGCAAATATGCTTATGCGTTTGGAACTGCTGGTGCAGGGGCCATACACTGGATTTGGAATACGAATTTCTATATGGATAATGCAAATGAGTCCCATATCGGAGCACTGCGAGCGGATGGAACTGAGAAGCCGGAGGCGGACGTCTCTTATGATTTTGGAAAGTTTATAGAAGGTATCCGAGATGTGTTTGATGATCGGAAGCTGGAAGAGATTGCTGTAGTGTTTCCTTATTCGAATGATTTCTCTAACCGAAAGCTAGCTTTTGCAGCAACAACAGAGCTTACCCGTATTCTTTCGTATGATCTAAAGCTGCCTTTCAGAGGGGCTTCTGAATACCACCTAGAAGATTTGGAGAAACATCCTGTGAAGCTTATTATGCTGCCTAGCGCACATAACTTTGATGATACAGCGATGGAGCGGTTGTTACAAATCGTTGAAGAGACAGGTGCGGTATTACTTGCAACTGGCCCACTCGGTATGGATGCTTATTGGCGTTCTACAGAGCGTTTGAACGATATTCTTGGCAAACGTGAATTGCGTAATGTGCGCCGTGAAGAAGTGCTTAGCCTTCAAGGCAAAGTGCTACCCGTCTCTTTCGGTCACCGCCGAATTGCTGAGGTGACGAAGGAAACGATGATTAACGAATCTGCCGAATGCGGAAGTTCTACCACAGATACTGTCGTGAATATTCCGCTGGGTAAGGGTCGACTCATATGGAGTCCACTGCCAGTTGAATTGAGTGACCGAAGTGATACTACAGCTGCACTGTACCGCTATGCGTCGAAGGCTGCTCGTGTGGAGTATGACCTGGAATGGATTAGCGGGGGTGACTTTGTGGGTATCTACGGACGGAAATTGAGCTTTGCTACAGGAGCGCTCTTCACCTTCGTGTCAGAATATGCCCAGGATGCGAAGATCGAGGTGAAGGATTCGGCCACTGGCCGGACATATGCATTCCTGTTGGAACAGGAACGTTCGGTCCTCTTCGCTACAGATACTAAAGGTGATCTGCTTGGCGTTTATCGCCCAGAGGAAGTTGAGATCCTTGTAAATTATCCACAGCTACTACATTAA
- a CDS encoding alpha-mannosidase, translating to MESLDRSNKPQTAHIISHTHWDREWYLPYEKHHVRLVKLVDELLDRLDENGEFKSFYLDGQTIILEDYLQVRPENQERLQKYITEGRLLIGPWYILQDAFLTSGEANVRNMQIGHQDSKRYGEPSKIGYFPDTFGLVGQTPQLMKQSGINNAFFGRGVKPTGFNNTVSDGGYESSFSELIWEGPDGSKVLGILFANWYSNGNEVPVNEAEAKLFWEKKVADARKFASTGELLFMNGCDHQPVQLDLPEAIETAKRLYPDMEFIHSNFPDYLKAVEDVMDRSNLSTVKGELRSQHTDGWGTLVNTASARVYLKQMNQEGQVLLEKVAEPLASFAQLLGKDYPHHLFTYAWKTLMQNHPHDSICGCSVDEVHREMVTRFDKSRHVAETIVDDSKRVIADAVDTSGFAAYGEEVLPLVAMNMTGWSRTGTVSIELDAARLYLRDGFSLEETANRMKDIDLNGRVLVDEQGNTIACQMEDLGLQFGYDLPDDKFRQPYMCRRVRLTFEAAQVPALGLRAYAWVRRADAELSTAPESLLQGDRVLENEAIKVVIQDNGSFTLSDKANGMTYRDLGVYENTGDIGNEYMYKQPEAEQALTTEGLQANISVLEDTPYRASVEIKHDWEIPASADDKLDEEQRALVYYPERKAQRSSDTVILKLRTVISLERGGKGLHIETMIDNQAKDHRIRALFPTDLNATTHQVDSMFEVAERNIEPATEWMNPSNTQHQQAFVDISNEKAGLTVANFGLNEYEVLRDGRNTIAITLLRSVGELGDWGLFPTPEAQCLGEHVVRMELIPHTGDGMTSGAFAEAYQFQIPWVVCQTEVHAGTVAPVYTPFEWESKELAFSSLKMNEQTGDMLLRWYNMSQQNTNLTFNSTIPQQYFYKTTILEEDSQPLSSEEQGSLALEISPCEIVTVGIRR from the coding sequence ATGGAAAGCTTAGATCGATCAAATAAACCTCAGACTGCTCATATTATTTCCCATACCCACTGGGACCGGGAATGGTATCTTCCATATGAAAAGCATCACGTGCGCCTTGTTAAACTAGTCGATGAATTGCTGGATCGATTGGATGAGAATGGTGAATTTAAGAGCTTTTATCTTGACGGACAGACGATTATTCTGGAAGATTACCTCCAAGTTCGTCCCGAGAATCAGGAGCGTCTACAAAAGTATATTACGGAAGGTCGCCTTCTGATCGGACCTTGGTATATTCTGCAAGATGCTTTCTTAACCAGTGGAGAGGCAAATGTACGTAATATGCAGATTGGCCATCAGGATTCGAAACGCTACGGGGAACCTTCCAAGATTGGTTATTTTCCGGACACCTTTGGTCTAGTTGGACAGACCCCACAATTAATGAAGCAATCAGGCATCAATAATGCCTTTTTTGGAAGAGGAGTGAAGCCGACTGGATTCAATAATACGGTATCAGACGGTGGTTATGAATCTTCTTTCTCCGAGCTGATTTGGGAAGGTCCAGATGGATCGAAAGTGCTCGGTATTCTATTTGCTAACTGGTATTCTAACGGGAACGAAGTGCCTGTAAATGAAGCTGAAGCTAAATTGTTCTGGGAGAAAAAGGTGGCAGATGCGCGGAAATTCGCCTCTACTGGTGAACTGCTATTCATGAACGGTTGCGATCATCAGCCAGTCCAACTAGATTTACCAGAGGCTATTGAAACTGCGAAGCGGCTGTATCCAGATATGGAGTTTATCCATTCGAATTTTCCCGATTACCTTAAGGCTGTAGAGGATGTAATGGATCGCAGCAACCTATCGACCGTAAAGGGCGAACTGCGGAGCCAGCACACCGACGGATGGGGGACCTTAGTGAATACCGCGTCTGCTCGTGTTTATTTGAAACAGATGAATCAGGAAGGGCAAGTCTTGCTTGAAAAGGTGGCCGAGCCGCTTGCATCGTTCGCGCAATTACTGGGCAAAGATTATCCCCATCATCTGTTCACCTATGCTTGGAAGACGTTAATGCAGAATCATCCTCACGACAGTATTTGTGGCTGTAGCGTGGATGAGGTACATCGCGAAATGGTAACCCGTTTTGATAAAAGCCGTCATGTGGCAGAGACGATTGTTGATGATAGTAAGCGTGTGATTGCAGACGCTGTGGATACGTCCGGTTTTGCAGCATATGGTGAAGAAGTGCTTCCGCTTGTAGCTATGAATATGACGGGGTGGAGCCGCACGGGGACGGTGAGCATAGAACTTGATGCAGCACGTCTATATTTGCGAGATGGGTTCTCTTTAGAAGAAACGGCTAACCGTATGAAGGATATAGATTTGAACGGTCGTGTACTAGTAGACGAGCAAGGGAATACCATTGCATGCCAGATGGAGGACCTGGGCCTTCAGTTTGGCTATGATTTACCAGACGATAAGTTCCGTCAGCCCTATATGTGTCGTCGAGTAAGACTTACCTTTGAAGCTGCACAAGTTCCAGCGCTGGGTCTTCGTGCTTATGCTTGGGTTCGCCGTGCAGACGCTGAATTATCTACAGCTCCTGAATCTTTGCTTCAAGGGGATCGGGTGCTGGAGAATGAGGCCATCAAGGTAGTGATCCAGGATAATGGTTCATTTACGCTCAGTGATAAAGCCAATGGCATGACCTACCGGGATCTTGGCGTGTATGAAAACACAGGTGACATCGGTAATGAATACATGTATAAACAGCCAGAGGCTGAACAAGCTTTGACGACCGAAGGACTACAGGCAAACATTTCTGTTCTGGAAGATACGCCATATCGAGCATCCGTGGAAATTAAGCATGACTGGGAGATTCCAGCCTCGGCTGATGATAAGCTGGACGAAGAGCAGCGTGCACTGGTGTACTATCCGGAGCGTAAAGCGCAGCGCAGTAGTGACACAGTTATTCTGAAACTTCGCACCGTAATTAGCTTGGAGCGAGGTGGAAAGGGACTGCATATCGAAACGATGATAGACAACCAGGCTAAAGATCACCGGATTCGTGCGTTGTTTCCGACAGATTTGAACGCCACCACGCATCAAGTGGATTCGATGTTTGAGGTGGCAGAGCGGAATATTGAGCCAGCCACAGAGTGGATGAATCCGAGTAACACACAGCATCAGCAGGCCTTTGTAGATATCAGTAATGAGAAAGCGGGTCTAACAGTTGCTAACTTTGGATTGAATGAATATGAAGTGCTGCGGGATGGTCGTAACACCATTGCAATTACACTGCTACGTAGTGTAGGCGAGCTTGGAGACTGGGGGCTATTCCCAACCCCAGAAGCGCAGTGTCTCGGTGAGCACGTTGTACGTATGGAGCTCATCCCACACACAGGAGATGGTATGACCTCAGGTGCTTTTGCTGAAGCTTATCAATTCCAGATTCCTTGGGTCGTATGTCAGACAGAAGTACATGCTGGAACGGTTGCTCCGGTGTATACTCCATTCGAATGGGAAAGTAAGGAGCTTGCATTTTCTTCACTGAAAATGAACGAGCAGACGGGAGACATGCTGCTTCGCTGGTATAACATGAGCCAGCAGAACACTAACCTGACTTTCAATTCGACGATTCCGCAGCAGTACTTCTATAAAACGACGATTCTGGAAGAGGATAGCCAACCACTCTCTAGCGAAGAGCAAGGTAGTTTGGCCTTAGAGATCAGTCCATGCGAAATTGTAACAGTTGGTATTCGGCGATAG